A stretch of Castanea sativa cultivar Marrone di Chiusa Pesio chromosome 2, ASM4071231v1 DNA encodes these proteins:
- the LOC142624438 gene encoding mediator of RNA polymerase II transcription subunit 33A, protein MAVSVQSCTWDSVIDITEVAQQKGMDPLLWALHLSSSLSSAGVALPSLELADVLVSYICWDNNVPILWKFLEKALLLNIVPPMLLLAQLSTRVIPSRHSRPAAYRLYLELLKRHAFTLKYLINGPNYHKVMKSIDAVLQLSQGYGMPVSEPGILVVEFILSIVWQLLDATLDDEGLLELTSDKKSKWIIKSQEMEIDRNNSFDEKRAELQERLQNLNTVMAIELVGEFLQNKVTARILYLARRNMPSHWLDFIQRLQLLQANSSALRNSKTLTPESLQQLTSDARIVLSRECKTSSLQKFHAVMAFGSLSSSAGLCQGASRSALWLPLDLLLEDAMDGYQVNATCGIEIITGLIKTLQAINGTTWHDTFLGLWIAALRLVQRERDPIEGPVPRLDTRLCILLSVTTLVVADLIEEEESAPVDETECGSTNHWKEKKVTGKCRNDLVSSLQILGDYQGLLTPPQSIVSAANQAAAKAMLFVSGINVGSAYFECINVKDMPINCSGNLRHLIVEACVARNLLDTSAYYWPGYVNGCINQIPHTLPAQAPSWSSFMKGAPLTPVLINALVSTPATSLAELEKIFEVAVNGSDDEKICAATILCGASLIRGWNIQEHTVHFITRLLSPPVPPEYSGSDSHLIGYAPMLNVIIVGITSVDCVQIFSLHGLVPQLACSLMPICEVFGSCVPNVPWTLTNGEEISAHAVFSNAFILLLKLWRFNHPPLEHGVGDVPTVVSQRTPEYLLLLRNSHLVSSGNVNKNRNRKRLSAVASLSSPQPIFVDSFPKLKAWYRQHQACIASTLSGLVHGTPVHQIVDGLLNMMFRKINRGNQSLTSVTSGSSCSSGTGNEDTSLRPKLPAWDVLEAVPFVVDAALTACAHGKLSPRELATGLKDLADFLPASLATIVSYFSSEVTRGIWKPVFMNGTDWPSPAANFSNVEEQIKKILATTGVDVPSLAAGGSSPSTLPLPLAAFVSLTITYKIDRASERFLNLAGPALESLAAGCPWPCMPIVASLWTQKAKRWSDFLVFSASRTVFLHSSDAVVQLLKSCFTATLGLNDEPISSSGGVGELLGHGFGSHFSGGMSPVAPGILYLRVFRSIRDIVFVTEEIISLLMHSVREIASSGLPREKLEKLRTSKNGLKYRQVSLSASMTRVKLAAALGASLVWLSGGLSIVQSLIKETLPSWFISVHRCEPEEGSEGMVAMLGGYALAYFTVLCLAFAWGVDSTSSASKRRPKILGTHMKFLASALDGKISLGCDWATWRAYVSGFVTLMVGCTPNWVLEVDVDILKRLSSGLRQWNEEELALALLGIGGIGSMGAAAELIIENEM, encoded by the exons ATGGCTGTTTCTGTACAGAGTTGTACATGGGACAGTGTGATAGACATAACAGAGGTGGCACAGCAAAAGGGCATGGATCCTCTGCTCTGGGCGTTACACTTGTCATCGAGCTTGAGCTCAGCAGGAGTGGCTTTGCCTTCTTTGGAGCTCGCTGATGTGTTGGTTTCCTACATTTGTTGGGACAACAACGTGCCTATTCTATGGAAGTTTTTGGAAAAGGCTTTATTGCTTAATATTGTGCCCCCTATGCTCCTCCTTGCTCAGCTCTCTACCAG GGTCATTCCAAGTAGACATTCTCGGCCAGCGGCGTATAGGCTTTATCTTGAACTCCTTAAGAGACACGCTTTTACACTAAAATATCTGATAAATGGACCAAATTATCATAA GGTCATGAAATCGATAGATGCTGTTCTTCAACTTTCACAGGGATATGGTATGCCTGTGAGTGAACCTGGGATTCTTGTGGTTGAATTTATCCTTTCAATTGTGTGGCAGTTGCTTGATGCAACATTAGATGATGAAGGCTTGCTAGAACTTACCTCAGATAAGAAGTCCAAATGGATAATTAAATCTCAAGAAATGGAAATAGATCGTAATAATAGTTTTGATGAGAAGAGGGCTGAACTTCAGGAGAGAttgcaaaatttaaatactGTGATGGCCATTGAGTTAGTAGGGgaatttctacaaaataaagTAACTGCGAGAATTCTTTACTTGGCTCGTCGAAACAT GCCCTCACATTGGCTAGATTTCATCCAGAGATTACAGTTGCTTCAAGCAAATTCCTCAGCATTAAGAAATTCCAAAACTCTTACTCCTGAGTCTCTTCAGCAGTTGACTTCAGATGCTCGAATAGTATTGTCTCGAGAATGCAAAACAAGTTCACTACAAAAGTTTCATGCAGTCATGGCTTTTggatctctctcttcctctgcTGGTCTATGCCAAGGAGCTAGCCGTTCTGCTCTTTGGCTTCCTCTTGATCTCTTATTAGAAGATGCCATGGATGGATATCAAGTAAATGCAACATGTGGCATTGAAATAATTACTG GTTTGATTAAAACCCTTCAAGCAATAAATGGCACCACCTGGCATGACACCTTTTTAGGTCTTTGGATAGCAGCTCTTCGTCTTGTTCAAAGG GAAAGAGATCCCATTGAGGGTCCTGTGCCTCGCCTTGATACTCGCTTATGCATTCTATTGTCTGTCACAACCCTTGTGGTTGCTGATCTCATTGAGGAGGAGGAAAGTGCACCTGTTGATGAAACAGAATGCGGCTCCACTAAtcattggaaagaaaaaaaagttacagGGAAGTGCCGCAATGATTTGGTCTCAAGCCTACAGATACTAGGGGATTATCAGGGCCTGTTGACTCCACCTCAATCTATTGTTTCTGCTGCCAATCAGGCTGCTGCAAAGGCAATGCTATTTGTTTCTGGCATCAATGTGGGGAGTGCATACTTTGAGTGCATCAATGTAAAAGACATGCCTATCAACTGTT CTGGAAACTTGCGTCATTTGATAGTTGAAGCTTGTGTTGCCAGAAACCTACTGGATACATCTGCATATTACTGGCCAGGTTATGTGAATGGATGCATCAATCAAATACCTCATACTCTACCTGCTCAAGCCCCTAGTTGGTCATCATTTATGAAGGGTGCTCCACTGACTCCAGTATTGATAAATGCTTTGGTTTCAACTCCCGCTACAAG CTTAGCAGAACTCGAGAAAATATTTGAGGTTGCAGTCAATGGATCAGATGATGAGAAGATATGTGCTGCTACTATACTTTGTGGGGCCTCTTTAATTCGGGGTTGGAATATACAG GAACACACTGTTCATTTCATTACTAGACTATTATCTCCTCCAGTTCCTCCAGAATATTCTGGGAGTGACAGCCACTTGATTGGTTACGCTCCAATGCTGAATGTAATAATTGTCGGAATAACTTCTGTCGATTGTGTTCAGATCTTCTCTCTACATGGCTTG GTTCCGCAACTTGCATGTTCACTGATGCCAATCTGTGAGGTTTTTGGATCATGTGTGCCAAATGTCCCATGGACTCTCACAAATGGGGAAGAAATTTCTGCTCATGCTGTGTTTTCAAATGCatttattcttcttttgaagCTATGGAGGTTTAATCATCCTCCTCTTGAACATGGAGTAGGAGATGTACCCACAGTCGTATCCCAACGAACTCCTGAATACCTTCTATTATTACGAAACTCCCACCTAGTATCTTCTGGGAATGTAAACAAAAATCGAAATAGAAAAAGACTCTCAGCAGTTGCAAGTTTATCATCTCCACAACCCATATTTGTGGATTCATTTCCAAAATTGAAAGCATGGTATCGGCAGCATCAAGCATGCATAGCTTCAACATTATCTGGTCTTGTTCATGGAACACCAGTTCATCAGATTGTCGATGGGCTTCTTAATATGATGTTTAGGAAGATTAATAGAGGAAACCAATCCTTAACTTCAGTTACATCTGGAAGTAGTTGTTCTTCAGGAACTGGAAATGAGGATACTTCTTTAAGACCTAAATTGCCTGCCTGGGATGTACTGGAAGCTGTTCCCTTTGTTGTTGATGCTGCTTTAACAGCCTGTGCTCATGGAAAACTTTCTCCTCGTGAACTGGCTACAG gTCTGAAAGATTTAGCTGATTTTCTCCCTGCATCTTTGGCAACTATTGTGAGCTACTTTTCATCTGAAGTAACCAGGGGTATCTGGAAACCAGTTTTCATGAATGGAACAGATTGGCCTAGCCCTGCTGCAAATTTTTCTAATGTTGAAGAACAAATTAAGAAAATCCTTGCCACCACTGGTGTTGATGTCCCAAGTCTTGCTGCAG GTGGAAGCTCTCCATCTACACTTCCACTTCCCCTGGCTGCCTTTGTGAGCCTTACGATAACCTATAAAATTGACAGAGCCTCAGAACGTTTTCTCAATTTGGCTGGCCCAGCCTTGGAGTCCCTTGCAGCAGGTTGTCCGTGGCCTTGCATGCCAATCGTGGCTTCCTTGTGGACCCAAAAGGCGAAGCGCTGGAGTGACTTTCTTGTCTTTTCTGCATCTCGAACAGTCTTCCTCCACAGCAGTGATGCAGTGGTTCAGCTCCTTAAAAGCTGCTTCACTGCCACACTTGGTCTGAATGATGAACCTATTTCAAGCAGTGGTGGTGTTGGGGAACTTCTTGGCCATGGATTTGGATCCCATTTCAGCGGTGGGATGTCTCCTGTTGCTCCGGGCATTCTTTATCTACGTGTTTTTCGATCCATTAGAGATATTGTGTTTGTAACAGAAGAGATTATTTCTCTCTTGATGCATTCTGTCAGAGAAATAGCATCTAGTGGACTTCCAAGAGAAAAATTAGAGAAGTTAAGGACAAGCAAGAATGGATTGAAATATAGACAGGTTTCACTTTCTGCATCAATGACTCGGGTGAAACTTGCAGCTGCACTTGGTGCTTCTTTGGTATGGTTATCTGGAGGCTTGAGTATAGTCCAATCCTTGATAAAAGAGACCTTGCCTTCTTGGTTTATATCTGTTCACAGATGTGAGCCGGAAGAAGGGTCAGAAGGGATGGTTGCAATGCTTGGGGGATATGCTCTTGCCTACTTCACAGTGCTTTGTTTGGCTTTTGCTTGGGGTGTTGACTCAACATCATCTGCATCAAAGCGGCGCCCAAAAATCCTTGGGACGCACATGAAATTCCTGGCAAGTGCACTTGATGGGAAAATTTCACTTGGTTGTGATTGGGCCACTTGGCGTGCTTATGTCTCAGGATTTGTGACCTTGATGGTTGGCTGCACACCAAATTGGGTACTAGAGGTAGATGTAGATATCTTGAAGAGACTGAGTAGTGGGCTTAGACAGTGGAATGAAGAGGAGCTTGCTTTGGCATTGCTGGGGATAGGTGGGATTGGTTCAATGGGTGCAGCTGCTGAACTGATAATAGAAAATGAGATGTAA